Proteins from a single region of Tautonia marina:
- a CDS encoding DUF1559 family PulG-like putative transporter, whose protein sequence is MHVKARSRVGFTLIELLVVIAIIGVLIALLLPAVQSAREAARRAQCTNNLKQIGIAMHNYHDQFGAFPTGGITGFAQGNVWAGNANLLCWRALILPQIEGRNTYDAINLNINTLGAGPDPGAMFTAWMTVNNTFLCPSDGELEGGLRTWQGNGLGQYPAGNPPFRPGTTTPVDRVPVSNYALSFGDNYAGGILNGGLPWETPPSVTTLPPGQPRIGYHGFWGTRNSGGQMRGFSDYRELQTTNMAGVRDGTSNTIMVGETLPYRAADSNFWHFNGSSAGTTVPLNWNSNTVPGNDPSCLNRWQSASAPLGCRFGAAAKGFASEHPGGANFLFADGSVKFLKDSINIVTYCALGSRNGGEVISADQY, encoded by the coding sequence ATGCATGTCAAGGCTCGTTCACGGGTTGGGTTTACGCTGATCGAATTGCTCGTGGTCATCGCGATCATTGGCGTCCTGATTGCCCTGTTGCTGCCGGCGGTGCAGAGCGCTCGGGAAGCGGCGCGACGGGCGCAGTGCACGAACAATTTGAAGCAAATCGGCATCGCGATGCACAATTACCACGACCAGTTCGGTGCGTTCCCAACGGGAGGGATTACCGGGTTTGCGCAGGGGAATGTTTGGGCGGGGAACGCGAATCTACTGTGCTGGCGGGCGCTGATCCTTCCGCAGATTGAAGGACGAAATACGTACGACGCCATCAATCTGAATATCAATACCCTTGGCGCTGGTCCGGATCCGGGGGCGATGTTCACCGCCTGGATGACCGTGAACAATACGTTCCTCTGCCCTTCCGACGGGGAACTTGAGGGGGGCCTGCGGACGTGGCAGGGCAATGGCCTCGGCCAGTACCCCGCGGGGAACCCGCCGTTCCGCCCGGGAACAACCACCCCGGTCGATCGTGTTCCCGTTTCGAACTATGCGTTGAGCTTTGGGGACAACTACGCCGGAGGCATCCTCAACGGCGGGCTCCCCTGGGAAACGCCCCCGAGTGTCACCACGCTGCCGCCGGGTCAGCCTCGGATCGGCTATCACGGGTTCTGGGGAACTCGAAATAGCGGGGGACAGATGCGCGGGTTCTCGGACTATCGCGAACTGCAAACGACCAACATGGCCGGCGTGCGCGATGGCACGAGCAACACCATCATGGTGGGTGAAACCTTGCCATACCGCGCGGCCGACAGCAACTTCTGGCACTTCAACGGATCGAGTGCCGGCACAACCGTTCCCTTGAACTGGAATTCGAACACGGTGCCGGGGAACGATCCGTCGTGCCTGAATCGGTGGCAGTCGGCAAGTGCTCCGCTGGGCTGTCGATTCGGAGCCGCCGCCAAGGGATTCGCAAGCGAACATCCCGGCGGAGCCAATTTCCTCTTTGCCGACGGCTCGGTGAAGTTCCTCAAGGATAGCATCAACATCGTCACCTACTGCGCCCTGGGAAGCAGGAACGGTGGAGAAGTCATTTCGGCAGATCAGTACTGA
- a CDS encoding alpha/beta hydrolase, which translates to MVSIVLGLVVMIGMLVEPARAITEVTFERTSDVIYGRKHGTALTFDVFQPTQDGPGSGVGLILVVSGGWFSAHEAISLPLIEPFLDRGYTVFAVVHGSQPKFTIPEILSDLHRAVRFIRYHAEDYGIDPDRIGIYGGSAGGHLSLMQGTAGTPGNPEAKDPVEQTSSRVQAVACLFPPTDFLNYGKPGENALGRGILENFKAPFNFHELDTTRNVYVPISDEERIFEIGRDISPISHVSPDDPPTLILHGDADTLVPIQQAQRFLEALGEQGVETELVVKADAGHGWPDLPKDLTSLVDWFDQHLLGASSSDSSGSD; encoded by the coding sequence GTGGTCTCGATTGTTCTCGGACTGGTCGTCATGATCGGCATGCTGGTGGAACCGGCTCGGGCGATCACGGAGGTCACGTTCGAACGAACGTCGGACGTGATCTACGGCCGAAAGCATGGCACGGCCCTGACCTTCGACGTCTTCCAGCCCACCCAAGACGGACCCGGTTCGGGGGTGGGGTTGATTCTGGTGGTGAGTGGCGGTTGGTTTTCCGCGCACGAGGCGATCTCGCTGCCATTGATCGAGCCGTTTCTCGATCGGGGATACACCGTGTTCGCGGTGGTGCATGGGAGCCAGCCGAAGTTCACGATCCCCGAGATCCTCAGCGACTTGCACCGCGCGGTGCGGTTCATTCGCTACCATGCCGAAGACTACGGCATCGACCCCGATCGGATCGGGATTTACGGAGGATCGGCCGGAGGACACCTTTCGCTGATGCAAGGGACCGCCGGAACCCCGGGAAACCCTGAGGCAAAGGACCCGGTCGAGCAGACGTCGAGCCGGGTGCAGGCCGTGGCCTGCCTGTTCCCACCGACCGACTTCCTGAACTACGGCAAACCGGGAGAGAATGCGCTGGGTCGGGGCATTCTGGAAAACTTCAAGGCTCCGTTCAACTTTCACGAACTGGACACGACACGCAACGTATACGTACCGATCAGCGATGAGGAGCGGATCTTTGAGATCGGACGCGACATCTCCCCCATTTCTCATGTGAGCCCGGACGACCCGCCGACCCTGATTCTTCACGGCGACGCCGATACGCTGGTGCCCATTCAGCAGGCCCAACGGTTTCTTGAAGCGCTCGGCGAGCAGGGGGTCGAGACGGAACTTGTGGTGAAGGCCGATGCCGGCCACGGGTGGCCCGATCTTCCCAAAGATTTGACCAGCCTGGTCGATTGGTTCGATCAGCATCTTCTGGGAGCCTCCTCCTCCGATTCCTCAGGGTCGGATTGA